One Mycoavidus sp. B2-EB genomic region harbors:
- a CDS encoding glycosyltransferase: MKILKVIHGYPPLYNAGSEVYSQLLCHGLSKKNEVCVFTREENSFAVDFRLRVSSDTLNPSIKLNIINIPSDKFRYCYQIPQVDQIFYNLLLEFRPDIVHIGHLSHLSTSLILEIVKQKIPIVYTLHDYWLMCPRGQFIQRNPAPHDELWALCNEQVDQKCAQRCYAGYFSGAVSEKETDVAYWADWVNRRMRHMREISQYVDRFIAPSHYLYDRFTNEFNLEKDQVTYLDYGFSCHRLKNRCRIPDKIFTFGYIGTHIPAKGIQHLIQAFGLLDGECKLIIWGRPRPQNTNGLYAIVSELNQAKQDNIEWRSEYRNEQIVQEVFNHVDCIVVPSIWVENSPLVIHEALQVRVPVITADAGGMAEYIQHEQNGLLFEHRNPYSLAEQMQRLVNEPDFSKKLGARGYLQSKDGNIPPLDRHTEDIEFIYRQLLH, translated from the coding sequence ATGAAGATCTTAAAAGTCATTCATGGATATCCACCTCTCTATAATGCGGGGTCAGAAGTGTATAGCCAGCTGCTATGCCATGGTTTATCAAAAAAAAATGAAGTCTGTGTTTTTACTCGTGAAGAAAATTCTTTTGCTGTAGATTTTAGGTTAAGAGTATCATCCGATACGCTTAACCCATCTATCAAATTAAATATTATTAATATTCCATCTGATAAATTCCGTTATTGCTACCAAATTCCACAGGTAGATCAAATTTTTTATAATTTACTTTTAGAATTTAGACCTGATATTGTTCATATTGGTCATTTAAGCCATCTATCAACCTCTTTGATTTTAGAGATTGTCAAACAGAAGATACCGATTGTTTATACCTTGCACGATTATTGGTTAATGTGTCCACGTGGCCAATTTATTCAGCGCAACCCTGCCCCGCACGATGAATTATGGGCGCTATGTAATGAACAGGTTGATCAGAAATGTGCGCAGCGATGTTATGCCGGTTATTTTTCAGGGGCTGTATCTGAAAAGGAAACTGACGTTGCCTATTGGGCAGACTGGGTCAATCGTCGTATGCGTCATATGCGAGAGATCAGCCAATATGTAGATCGTTTTATTGCCCCCTCTCATTACTTATATGATCGTTTTACCAATGAGTTTAACTTAGAAAAAGACCAGGTCACTTATTTGGATTATGGTTTCTCATGCCATCGTTTAAAGAATCGTTGCCGTATTCCAGATAAAATATTTACCTTTGGGTATATTGGCACACACATTCCAGCTAAGGGAATTCAACATCTAATTCAAGCTTTTGGTTTGTTAGATGGAGAGTGTAAGCTAATTATTTGGGGGCGGCCACGGCCTCAAAATACAAATGGATTATACGCTATTGTTTCTGAATTAAATCAGGCCAAGCAAGACAACATAGAATGGCGTTCTGAATACCGTAATGAACAGATTGTACAAGAGGTATTTAACCACGTTGACTGTATTGTCGTCCCCTCTATCTGGGTAGAAAACTCTCCACTTGTCATTCATGAGGCACTGCAGGTCAGAGTTCCGGTGATTACTGCGGATGCAGGTGGTATGGCTGAATATATACAGCACGAACAAAATGGCTTGTTATTTGAGCATCGTAATCCATATAGTTTGGCTGAACAAATGCAACGGTTAGTGAATGAACCTGATTTTTCAAAAAAATTAGGCGCAAGAGGATATCTGCAATCTAAAGATGGAAATATCCCACCATTAGATAGGCATACAGAAGATATTGAATTCATTTACCGGCAGTTGCTTCATTAA
- a CDS encoding low specificity L-threonine aldolase: MKKYRIDLFSDTNTDPVPAMRRAMCDAEVGNEVAGEDPTVNQLLEKVCALLGKEAAMFLPSGTMCNGIAFRVLCQRPGDLIILDRTAHPLTKSAGLIAGLVQAQPYVIDGVRGIFSAQQIESIIAAPSGYNLARPRIVSIEQTTNLGGGAIWPLKTIEGVCQLAHYYEVKTHMDGARLLHAVAETKIPAADYARHFDSVWIDFSKCLGAPMGSVLAGTQAFIDEAWYYKFQQGGGLHQAGILAAGCLYGLKHHLQELPELHAHTKQLATLLSQLSFLDLNLEEVQTNIIIFEVRHRYLSALDFEQRLHEQGIRVLALDQRRIRLITHLEISISEIEVIFTAIRTIGEEPLTMGAA; encoded by the coding sequence ATGAAAAAATATAGGATAGATCTATTTAGCGATACGAATACCGATCCGGTGCCAGCGATGCGCCGCGCGATGTGTGATGCGGAGGTCGGTAACGAAGTGGCGGGTGAGGATCCGACCGTCAATCAATTACTAGAAAAAGTCTGCGCCTTATTGGGTAAAGAGGCCGCCATGTTTCTACCTTCTGGCACGATGTGTAATGGCATTGCATTCCGCGTGCTATGCCAACGCCCGGGAGATTTGATTATTCTCGATCGGACCGCCCATCCGCTGACTAAATCTGCTGGCCTGATCGCCGGCTTAGTGCAAGCACAACCTTACGTGATCGATGGGGTCCGCGGTATATTTTCCGCTCAACAGATTGAATCTATCATTGCCGCGCCAAGCGGCTACAATCTTGCTCGGCCTCGGATTGTATCCATCGAGCAAACCACGAATCTGGGAGGAGGAGCGATTTGGCCGCTCAAAACCATTGAGGGAGTATGCCAACTGGCTCATTACTACGAGGTCAAAACGCATATGGACGGCGCACGTCTACTCCATGCAGTGGCCGAGACAAAAATTCCAGCCGCTGATTACGCACGGCATTTTGATTCTGTTTGGATCGATTTCTCAAAATGTCTTGGCGCCCCGATGGGCTCTGTTTTGGCGGGAACGCAAGCATTTATCGATGAAGCTTGGTACTACAAATTTCAGCAAGGAGGCGGCTTACATCAAGCCGGGATACTCGCTGCGGGCTGTCTCTATGGCCTTAAGCACCATTTACAAGAGCTGCCTGAGTTACATGCGCACACGAAGCAACTTGCCACATTATTGAGCCAGCTTTCTTTCCTGGACCTAAACCTGGAGGAGGTGCAAACCAATATTATTATTTTCGAAGTTCGACATCGCTATTTATCCGCACTTGATTTTGAGCAACGTTTACATGAGCAAGGGATTCGAGTGCTGGCGCTTGATCAAAGGAGAATTCGCCTCATTACGCATTTAGAAATTTCAATCTCGGAGATTGAAGTCATTTTTACAGCAATCCGCACAATAGGTGAAGAGCCTTTAACGATGGGGGCAGCTTAA
- a CDS encoding phytanoyl-CoA dioxygenase family protein, with the protein METIQETFIKKGVSVVPRLCPRHQAESIYQKIFEQIDHCAREVGCDIERYLSNVSRWVDPSPVTQSIHTWANVFLKNRLNEIMGQEVELKKTNIISKTAYASRAVPCHQDISYSPDQPYEFSLWFALHDVTQNDGVMEFLPYSHHAEIASAVDFWQPNFIDKVARSSAWRKNSIHLPVQAGDAILFDSRIWHRSADSQSHHLRFAIVTRWCRADYKPPPHIPEKIPADFGMWNCGQLTEALLKQGLETCFQQAITADLATYIRAWNVKLTQREKIPFPVDFIHAKQSLDDLLILQQASVLHNGGDAQGIVYPKLWTHLLEPLSKWLNKIKTEQTSIYHDRP; encoded by the coding sequence ATGGAAACCATACAGGAAACTTTTATAAAAAAAGGCGTGAGTGTGGTGCCAAGGCTTTGCCCTCGTCATCAAGCAGAATCGATCTATCAGAAGATTTTTGAGCAGATTGATCACTGTGCGAGAGAAGTGGGGTGCGATATAGAGCGCTATTTAAGTAATGTGAGTCGTTGGGTGGATCCCTCACCGGTCACGCAAAGTATTCATACTTGGGCGAACGTATTTCTAAAAAATAGACTCAATGAAATTATGGGACAAGAAGTCGAGCTAAAAAAAACAAATATCATTAGCAAAACGGCTTATGCCAGTCGAGCGGTCCCTTGTCATCAAGATATTTCGTATTCACCCGATCAGCCTTACGAGTTTTCATTATGGTTTGCACTTCATGATGTGACGCAAAATGATGGCGTGATGGAATTTTTACCTTATAGCCATCATGCCGAAATAGCCTCTGCCGTTGATTTTTGGCAGCCTAATTTTATCGATAAGGTTGCGCGATCCTCAGCGTGGAGAAAAAACTCTATCCATTTACCGGTTCAGGCGGGAGATGCGATTCTATTTGATTCACGTATTTGGCATAGAAGTGCGGATAGTCAGTCTCATCATCTCCGTTTTGCGATTGTCACCCGCTGGTGCCGAGCAGATTATAAGCCGCCGCCCCATATTCCAGAAAAAATCCCTGCTGACTTTGGTATGTGGAATTGTGGCCAACTCACTGAAGCGCTACTGAAACAAGGTTTGGAAACTTGCTTTCAGCAGGCCATAACAGCCGATTTAGCCACCTATATTCGGGCTTGGAACGTTAAGCTTACGCAACGTGAAAAAATTCCTTTCCCCGTGGATTTTATCCACGCCAAGCAATCGCTTGATGATTTATTGATATTACAGCAAGCCTCTGTCTTACATAATGGTGGGGATGCGCAGGGTATTGTTTACCCTAAGCTATGGACTCACTTACTGGAACCGCTCTCAAAATGGCTCAATAAAATTAAAACGGAACAGACAAGTATCTACCATGATAGACCTTAG
- a CDS encoding radical SAM protein, giving the protein MDKLPGPWRITFDTNPDDCNLSCIMCEDHSPYSTTKYERKSAGLPKRRMSVDLIKKILAEAQGTPLREIIPSTMGEPLIYPYFEDIIHLCHDYNLKLNLTTNGTFPRKGVNKWANLLLPVTSDVKISWNGANKETQEKIMLGTKWEKVVDNLQKFIQLRDEYASSHENYCRVTLQLTFLETNFHELADIVQLGIKLGVDRIKGHHLWAHFSEIKDLSMRRNTQAIVRWNQAVTQAQTVAASQLLPNGKNIQLDNIYALSENAMEDLLPGGECPFLGQEAWVAADGRFSPCCAPDKDRRKLGDFGSLADQKLDDVWNSQSYKALATNYMQHAVCKSCNMRKSDVAKTTSMLTSTIGIPIVRASV; this is encoded by the coding sequence ATGGATAAATTACCTGGACCATGGCGTATTACTTTTGATACCAACCCGGATGATTGCAATTTGTCCTGCATCATGTGTGAAGATCATTCACCATACAGTACGACAAAATATGAAAGAAAGAGTGCAGGTCTTCCGAAACGGCGTATGTCGGTTGACCTAATTAAAAAAATTTTGGCTGAAGCACAAGGTACGCCTTTACGTGAAATTATTCCATCTACAATGGGCGAACCACTGATATATCCATATTTTGAAGATATTATTCATCTGTGTCATGATTATAATCTTAAATTAAACCTTACAACGAATGGCACATTCCCGCGTAAAGGCGTTAATAAATGGGCAAATTTACTGCTTCCGGTCACTTCAGATGTAAAAATTTCTTGGAATGGTGCAAATAAAGAAACTCAAGAAAAAATTATGCTGGGTACAAAATGGGAAAAGGTCGTGGATAATCTTCAGAAATTTATTCAGCTTCGAGATGAATATGCCTCTTCCCATGAAAATTATTGCCGAGTGACCTTACAGTTAACGTTTCTTGAAACTAATTTTCATGAATTAGCGGATATTGTCCAACTAGGGATTAAATTAGGCGTTGATAGAATTAAAGGGCACCATTTATGGGCTCATTTTTCTGAAATTAAAGATTTATCGATGCGACGGAATACACAGGCTATTGTGCGTTGGAATCAAGCCGTTACACAAGCACAAACCGTCGCTGCTTCCCAATTATTACCTAATGGTAAAAATATTCAACTGGATAATATTTATGCACTATCCGAAAACGCTATGGAAGATTTACTGCCTGGCGGAGAATGTCCTTTCTTAGGACAAGAAGCATGGGTTGCAGCCGACGGACGCTTTAGCCCGTGCTGCGCGCCTGATAAGGACCGGCGTAAATTAGGTGATTTTGGTAGTTTGGCGGATCAAAAATTAGATGACGTTTGGAATAGTCAATCATACAAAGCACTTGCCACCAACTATATGCAACATGCAGTGTGTAAAAGCTGCAATATGCGTAAATCCGACGTTGCAAAAACAACGAGTATGCTGACAAGCACGATCGGAATTCCCATTGTCAGGGCGTCCGTATGA
- a CDS encoding low specificity L-threonine aldolase, giving the protein MAQAPVGDDAYGEDESVNRLQDACKHLFRVEDALFVTSGMMANRLAFMSQTVPGNEVITESSYHVNFFDSAPMAAIAGVVMNPCRTQDGILRSADIESALDSKQRYAYFAQPKLVSIENTINSWAGKLFPFETLKNVYSLTQQRGLRLHLDGARLFNAHIATGIALHDYARYTNTLSVCFSKSLGAPYGSMLMGSKETIDKARHYRLWLGGGAHQIGMQAAGAHYALQHNLKRLAEDHQLARYFAKRLLVVPGIKLNDEVVETNMVQFTLDRKVEDANAFLQGCAAQGVLLFPWLPGVIRAVIHSPITLQQLDQAVSVIQENLKIALINR; this is encoded by the coding sequence ATGGCCCAAGCTCCGGTAGGAGACGACGCATATGGCGAAGATGAGAGTGTTAACCGCTTGCAAGATGCTTGCAAACATCTTTTTCGAGTCGAAGATGCACTGTTTGTCACCAGCGGCATGATGGCGAATCGTTTAGCCTTTATGTCGCAAACAGTGCCAGGTAATGAGGTCATTACTGAATCTAGTTATCACGTCAATTTTTTCGATAGCGCGCCGATGGCCGCGATTGCTGGGGTCGTGATGAATCCGTGCCGCACACAAGATGGCATTTTGCGCTCGGCAGATATTGAATCCGCCTTGGACTCAAAACAACGCTATGCTTACTTTGCGCAGCCGAAATTGGTGAGTATTGAAAATACGATTAATAGTTGGGCTGGAAAACTATTTCCCTTTGAGACCTTAAAAAATGTGTATAGCCTTACTCAACAAAGGGGGCTACGGCTGCATTTAGATGGGGCGCGGCTATTCAATGCACATATTGCGACTGGCATTGCGTTGCATGATTATGCCCGCTATACCAATACTTTATCGGTATGTTTTTCAAAGTCGCTTGGCGCCCCCTATGGCTCGATGTTAATGGGAAGCAAAGAAACCATTGATAAAGCGCGGCACTACCGCTTATGGCTCGGGGGAGGTGCGCATCAAATTGGGATGCAAGCGGCTGGCGCACATTATGCCCTCCAACATAACCTTAAGCGTTTGGCGGAAGATCATCAGTTAGCTCGTTACTTTGCTAAACGGCTATTAGTCGTGCCAGGCATCAAACTTAATGATGAAGTGGTAGAGACGAATATGGTGCAATTCACTTTGGATCGTAAGGTGGAGGATGCGAATGCGTTTTTGCAAGGTTGTGCAGCACAAGGGGTGCTACTTTTTCCGTGGTTACCTGGCGTTATTCGGGCGGTAATCCACAGCCCCATTACGCTACAGCAACTTGACCAGGCGGTTTCTGTCATTCAAGAAAATCTGAAAATTGCGCTCATCAATCGATAG
- a CDS encoding NAD(P)-dependent oxidoreductase — protein MIENRVLITGSKGLIGNALKSCLERLGIQVVGMDIDYPTHHEAYGDIRDSKRFEELAAQCIGIVHLAAVSRVIWGERNPKLCWEINVNSTDNMLKTIRNLSNQPWIVYASSREVYGQQTRLPVSEDADLLPLNIYARSKLFAENLVSKYREHGLQTATVRFSSVYGSADDHVDRVIPAFCRVAALGGVMRIEGKDNILDFTHIDDVVDGLIKIIKKLQEGCMDLPTIHFTSGRATTLWQVAELAKRASHYSVKYMEAPSRTFDVSSFLGNPRLAHRLLNWKAKIPLQDGIARLVEQYMQEAELDEVDQCYSVR, from the coding sequence ATGATCGAAAATCGAGTTTTGATTACTGGGTCCAAGGGACTCATTGGTAACGCTCTCAAGAGCTGTTTAGAAAGACTTGGAATACAGGTCGTTGGAATGGATATTGACTATCCAACTCATCATGAAGCGTATGGAGATATACGTGACTCTAAACGATTTGAAGAGTTAGCTGCTCAATGTATAGGTATCGTACATCTGGCAGCCGTTTCCAGGGTCATTTGGGGTGAAAGAAATCCAAAGCTTTGCTGGGAGATTAATGTAAATAGCACAGATAATATGCTTAAAACCATTAGAAACTTATCTAATCAGCCCTGGATTGTTTATGCGAGTAGTCGTGAGGTCTACGGTCAGCAAACGCGGTTACCTGTTAGTGAGGATGCAGATTTATTGCCGTTAAATATTTATGCACGCTCCAAACTCTTTGCCGAGAATTTAGTATCAAAATACCGGGAACATGGCTTGCAGACCGCGACGGTCCGTTTTTCAAGTGTCTATGGATCGGCCGATGATCATGTTGATCGAGTGATTCCAGCTTTTTGCCGCGTAGCTGCATTAGGTGGCGTGATGCGGATTGAGGGAAAAGATAATATCCTTGATTTTACACATATTGATGATGTGGTGGATGGTTTGATCAAAATCATTAAAAAATTACAAGAGGGTTGCATGGATTTGCCCACCATACATTTTACGAGCGGACGCGCTACAACCTTATGGCAAGTAGCAGAACTGGCAAAGAGAGCCAGTCACTATTCAGTGAAATATATGGAGGCTCCGTCACGTACCTTTGATGTTTCCAGTTTTTTGGGTAACCCTAGGCTTGCGCATCGCTTATTAAATTGGAAAGCAAAAATACCACTTCAGGATGGGATTGCAAGATTGGTTGAGCAATATATGCAGGAAGCGGAATTAGACGAAGTCGATCAGTGCTATTCAGTGCGATGA
- a CDS encoding ABC transporter ATP-binding protein, with protein MAETAAPYAIKLIIDQISLKNLNKEEIKNIIEQTILIYAALILILECSIRICNGIWIKILPDIKADIQSKALEFIHNKSLDFIFNQLAGDLVNKYRNLTDCFEKMARIFLYGIYPTVSAFFFSLIFIAYINIYFSSIFLLWFLAMNISTWIFFRASIVASNQQSKIQSNLIGYVGNLIQNAMTLFTFSRTRLDDKKFYDLCRQNAEAARKYELITWRADSLRSLLSWVLLVSMMIFLGVGWQKSWISLGDFSFVTAICFYVRRSVWMTSLQFAEFCKEMGVMQDALAFVYGVQATHQMPNLVAMPPLTDFSKCIIHFDRLQFSFNQDQSFFKDLNLTISAGQKIGIAGQSGAGKTSLVHLLLRLHIPQKGTILLNGQDYRNWPTEKLMSLFSYVPQNVSLLHRSVFDNIAFGKENVSRDDVYQAAKICLCEEFIPFLENGYDTIVGEGGYKLSGGQRQRIALARAYLKQAPIFVLDEALSGLDPKLEQQLLEQLCQHLEHHTILMISHRPTALLKMDRVLTLHHGEIILDRSADGLTESKIWSAQG; from the coding sequence TTGGCCGAGACGGCTGCACCTTATGCGATCAAGCTCATTATTGATCAAATCTCATTAAAGAATTTGAACAAAGAAGAAATAAAAAATATTATTGAACAAACAATATTAATTTATGCTGCATTGATATTGATTCTGGAGTGCTCCATTCGCATTTGCAATGGAATCTGGATCAAAATTTTGCCAGATATCAAGGCTGACATTCAAAGCAAGGCGCTTGAGTTTATCCATAATAAATCTTTAGATTTTATCTTTAACCAATTGGCTGGAGACTTGGTTAATAAATACAGAAACTTGACAGATTGTTTTGAAAAAATGGCTAGAATATTTTTATATGGAATCTACCCAACAGTATCAGCATTCTTTTTCTCACTTATTTTTATAGCTTATATTAACATATACTTTTCCAGTATATTTTTGCTGTGGTTTTTGGCAATGAATATTTCAACCTGGATATTTTTTAGAGCAAGTATTGTTGCCTCAAATCAACAATCAAAAATTCAAAGTAATTTGATCGGATATGTTGGAAATTTAATCCAAAACGCAATGACTCTTTTTACTTTTTCACGCACTCGATTAGACGATAAAAAATTCTATGATTTATGCCGACAGAACGCTGAGGCGGCCAGGAAGTACGAATTAATCACCTGGAGAGCGGACAGCCTGCGTAGCCTATTGTCCTGGGTTTTACTGGTGAGCATGATGATTTTTTTGGGCGTGGGTTGGCAAAAATCATGGATTAGCCTTGGTGATTTCTCATTCGTGACGGCTATTTGTTTTTATGTGCGTCGATCAGTATGGATGACTTCATTGCAATTTGCTGAGTTTTGCAAAGAAATGGGCGTGATGCAGGACGCATTAGCATTTGTTTACGGTGTGCAAGCCACGCATCAGATGCCAAATCTAGTGGCAATGCCACCATTGACTGATTTTTCAAAATGCATAATACATTTTGACCGCCTTCAGTTTAGCTTTAATCAAGATCAATCCTTTTTCAAGGACTTAAATCTAACGATCTCAGCGGGTCAAAAAATAGGGATTGCCGGCCAGTCAGGTGCAGGAAAAACTTCACTGGTTCATTTATTGTTGCGCCTGCATATCCCACAAAAAGGAACCATTCTGTTAAACGGACAGGATTATCGGAATTGGCCGACTGAAAAATTGATGTCGCTTTTTTCGTACGTTCCTCAAAATGTTTCATTACTACACCGCTCAGTCTTCGATAATATTGCCTTTGGTAAAGAAAATGTATCTCGGGACGATGTTTACCAAGCCGCTAAAATATGTTTATGCGAAGAATTTATTCCATTTTTAGAAAATGGCTACGATACGATCGTCGGTGAAGGTGGCTATAAACTTTCTGGTGGGCAACGACAGCGTATTGCGTTAGCTAGAGCCTATCTCAAGCAAGCGCCTATTTTCGTATTGGATGAGGCGTTATCAGGACTCGACCCAAAATTGGAACAACAACTGCTAGAGCAACTGTGTCAGCACCTCGAGCATCATACAATTCTAATGATCTCCCACCGGCCGACAGCATTGTTGAAGATGGATCGAGTTCTCACCCTTCATCACGGTGAAATAATTCTTGATAGATCTGCTGATGGCTTAACTGAAAGCAAAATCTGGTCAGCTCAGGGTTGA
- a CDS encoding WG repeat-containing protein, translating to MNPLQWRETSIAPCETFHVLEGKPLYSQRFSQVLKYHEPGLAPARNQHSAFHIDMQGHPVYLNRFIETFGFYDGLAAVRDAQGWFHITPNGEMLYPTRYEWCGNFQEGLCPVKDKTHAYFHIDRNGNAVYPQKYVYAGDFKDGIAVVCNEKGLHTHIDEQGRLLHGNWFLDLDIFHKGLARAQDERGWFHLTKQGKALYPQRYTMIEPFYNGAARVESANGERAIIHTSGKKITQLRPATPLSWQTLSADMVGFWRTETLATAVQLKIFNLLPGTSEGIASMSNLPKPRVERLLRALWELDLLYFEGNHWHLTVKGQWLVPQEHSFLAAAARMWSDVNAQAWRRLPDAMRSNDIPLPSFKVTASDAQLHNYHQALDGYALEDFSAWQAPQDWSLHQKLIGVGRAAKIWLEQLLKNHPHQQAVLFGESYIFKHLNLPPETAQRYSLQEHSILQAWPQKADAILLPRVLHYWSNQEAVQILIHARRALLEKGKIYIFEMLLAEDCPDGSLLDLNMLVESGGKLRFLSEWKNLLSDSALQLIETHSITPWMQCLIVQAAA from the coding sequence ATGAATCCGCTACAGTGGCGCGAAACGAGCATTGCACCGTGCGAAACTTTTCATGTATTAGAAGGTAAACCGTTATATTCGCAGCGCTTTTCTCAGGTCCTAAAGTATCATGAACCTGGCCTAGCCCCGGCCCGAAATCAGCACAGTGCTTTTCATATTGATATGCAGGGACATCCTGTTTATCTAAATCGTTTTATTGAAACCTTTGGTTTTTATGATGGATTAGCGGCGGTGAGAGATGCGCAAGGTTGGTTTCACATTACGCCAAACGGTGAAATGCTTTATCCAACGCGATACGAGTGGTGTGGTAATTTCCAGGAGGGTTTATGCCCCGTCAAAGATAAAACGCACGCTTATTTTCATATTGATCGAAACGGCAACGCCGTCTATCCCCAGAAATATGTCTATGCAGGCGATTTTAAGGATGGCATTGCGGTGGTTTGTAATGAAAAAGGATTACATACGCACATTGATGAGCAAGGACGCTTACTGCATGGGAACTGGTTTCTTGATTTAGATATTTTTCATAAGGGATTGGCGCGTGCACAAGATGAGCGCGGATGGTTCCATCTCACCAAACAGGGTAAGGCCCTCTATCCGCAACGTTATACCATGATTGAGCCTTTTTATAACGGAGCCGCTAGAGTTGAGAGCGCTAATGGCGAACGTGCAATCATCCATACCAGCGGTAAAAAAATTACGCAGTTGCGTCCTGCGACCCCACTTTCATGGCAAACACTATCCGCCGATATGGTGGGGTTTTGGCGAACTGAGACCCTTGCCACTGCTGTGCAACTCAAAATATTTAACCTTTTGCCGGGCACCAGTGAAGGGATTGCCAGCATGTCAAATCTGCCAAAGCCTCGAGTTGAGCGTTTATTGCGTGCATTGTGGGAATTAGATCTACTTTATTTTGAAGGCAATCATTGGCATCTAACCGTTAAAGGCCAATGGCTAGTCCCCCAAGAGCACAGTTTTCTGGCCGCGGCAGCGCGTATGTGGTCGGATGTTAACGCTCAGGCATGGAGGCGGTTACCGGATGCGATGCGCTCCAACGATATCCCCCTGCCCTCTTTTAAAGTGACGGCCTCCGATGCTCAGCTGCACAATTATCATCAAGCACTTGACGGCTATGCGCTGGAAGATTTTTCTGCCTGGCAGGCGCCTCAAGATTGGTCACTTCATCAAAAATTGATTGGTGTAGGCCGCGCGGCCAAAATTTGGCTAGAACAGCTTTTGAAAAACCACCCCCACCAGCAGGCCGTCCTCTTTGGCGAGAGTTATATTTTCAAGCATTTAAATCTCCCGCCGGAAACAGCCCAACGCTATAGTTTACAAGAGCATTCAATTCTGCAAGCCTGGCCACAAAAAGCGGACGCGATTCTATTGCCACGGGTATTGCACTATTGGTCTAACCAGGAAGCGGTTCAGATCCTCATTCATGCTCGGCGGGCTTTATTAGAAAAGGGCAAGATCTATATTTTCGAAATGTTATTAGCGGAAGACTGCCCAGATGGCAGCCTGCTGGATTTAAATATGCTGGTAGAAAGCGGGGGGAAATTGCGATTTTTAAGTGAATGGAAGAATCTCTTATCAGACAGCGCGTTGCAATTAATAGAAACCCATTCAATTACCCCCTGGATGCAATGCTTGATCGTACAAGCAGCGGCCTAA